The DNA segment AACGGTAAGAAGTATCCAGAGGACCTCGCTGAGCAAGTGCACGCTGCGATGAAGAGACTTGAGGAGGTTACTGGTAAGGGATTCGGTGATCCGAAGAATCCTCTCCTTGTTTCCGTTAGGTCTGGTGCCGCGATATCGATGCCTGGTATGATGGACACGATTCTGAACCTCGGTTTGAACGACGAAACAGTTCGCGGACTTGCAGAACTTACAAACAACGAAAGGTTCGCTTACGACTCCTACAGAAGGTTCCTGCAGATGTTTGGTGACACCGCCCTTGGTATTCCCCACGCTGAGTTCGAAAACGCGCTCTCCGAGATGAAAGAGAAGAAAGGTGTCAAGTTGGACACCGAACTCGACGCGGAAGACCTTAAGAAACTTGTTGAGATTTACAAGGGTATTTACACAAAATACGGTAAGGAATTCCCACAGGATGTTTACAAACAGCTCTGGGAAGCTATCGAAGCGGTCATCCGCTCCTGGATGAGCGAACGCGCAATCAAGTACAGGGAAATTCACGGTATTAAGGAAACCGACATGCTCGGTACTGCTGTAAACATCGTTGCAATGGTCTTTGGAAACATGGGTGACGACAGCGGTACGGGTGTCTGCTTCACCAGGGATCCGAACACGGGTGAAAAGGTTTACTACGGTGAGTTCCTCCCGAACGCGCAGGGTGAGGATGTCGTTGCCGGTATCAGAACACCGTACCCACTTGAGAAGATGAAGGAAATGATTCCTCAAGCCTACGAAGAGCTCGTCCAGATTATGGATAGACTCGAAAGGTACTTCAAGGACATGCAGGACATCGAATTCACGGTCGAGAAGGGTAAGCTCTACATCCTCCAGACCAGGAGTGCAAAGAGAACGAGCCAGGCAGCGATTAAGATAGCCGTTGATATGGTCCACGAAGGTCTCATTGACAAGAAGACCGCAGTTATGAGGGTACAGCCCAGCGATATTGAAAGGGTTCTCCACCCGAAATTCGATGAAAATGAAAGGAAGAACGCAAAGCTCATTGCAAAAGGTCTGCCCGCATCTCCAGGTGCAGCCACCGGTCAGATCTACTTTGACGCGCACAAAGCTGAAGAAATGGCAAAAGCCGGTCAGAAGGTGCTCCTCGTCAGGCCCGAAACAAGCCCAGAAGACGTCGGTGGTATGAACGCAGCCGAAGGTATACTCACAGCGCGCGGTGGTATGACATCACACGCAGCAGTTGTTGCACGTGGTTTGGGTAAGCCGGCTGTTGTTGGTGCTGAGAGCATCTTCATCAGCGAAGAGGAAGGATACCTGAAGGTTGGAGATGTCATCGTCAGAGAAGGTGAATGGCTGTCCATCGACGGAACGACTGGTGAAGTCTTCCTTGGTAAGATCACAACAGTCAAACCTCGCGGTCTTGAAGGACCGGTTGCTGAATTACTCAGCTGGGCTGACGAATTCAGGAAACTCGGTGTTAGGGCGAACGCAGACGTTCCAAGGGATGCCAAGGTAGCAAGGGAATTCGGTGCGGAAGGTATCGGTCTGTGCCGAACCGAGCACATGTTCTTTGAAAAAGATAGGATTCCGAAGGTTAGAAGGATGATCGTTGCCAGGACCAAAGAAGAACGCGAAGCGGCACTTGCTGAACTGTTGCCACTTCAGAAAGAAGACTTCAAAGGCTTGTTCAGGGAAATGAAGGGTTACCCGGTCACGATCAGGTTGATCGACCCACCACTCCACGAGTTCTTGCCAACCGAAGAAGAGCAGATGAAGGAAGTTGCCGAACAACTTGGAATTACCATCGATGAACTCAAGAAAGTTGTGCAGCAACTTCACGAACTTAACCCGATGCTTGGTCACAGGGGCGTCAGGCTCATAATCACGTACCCGGAAATTGCCATAATGCAGACAAAGGCAATAATTCTCGCAGCTATCGAACTCAAGAAGGAAGAAGGTATCGACGTTATTCCAGAAATCATGATACCGCTTGTGGGTCATATCAACGAATTGAAGTACATTAAGAAAGTCGTCACTGAAACGGCGGACGCACTTATTAAAGAACACGGTGTCGACCTGAAGTACCTTGTCGGTACGATGATCGAAGTTCCAAGAGCTGCAGTTACAGCCGACCAAATCGCTCAGGAAGCCGACTTCTTCAGCTTCGGTACGAACGACCTTACACAGATGACGTTCGGATTCAGCCGCGACGATGTTGGAAAGTTCTTGCCCGAGTATCTTGAAAAAGGTATCCTCGAGCACGATCCGTTCAAACACATCGACGAGGAAGGCGTTGGCCAACTCGTCAAGATGGCAACCGAGAAAGGTAAGGAAGTCAAGCCGACACTCAAGTGCGGTGTCTGTGGTGAACACGGTGGAGATCCAAAATCCATCATGTTCTTTGCTACGACAAAGCTCGATTACGTCAGTGCTTCACCTTACAGAATCCCGGTTGCAAGACTGGCAGCCGCACAGGCAAGCATCAAGTACAGAAGCTAATATTTCACAGCGAATCTGGGGCGCTTTTTCGCGCCCCATTTTATTCTTTTAGTTTCGTTCCTTGAGGAGGCGTTACCGGATGACCTCACTCCTGCTCAGTGTAATAGCCTCAGCTTCGGCATTTTACATATCGGGAAACCCAATTTATTTTTCCCTCATCGCCGTAGGAATCTACTATCTTTTCCGAAAAAGTTCAAAATCAGCAACGATGACTTACCTGAATTTCATTCTTATATCGGCGGTGGGAATACTTGGTAAGACTAAAGGCTTTCACGAAGGTATCGTCCCAGGACTTATGTACCTATCCCTTGGTACCGCTGCAGGGGTAGTTTATGATTTAATCAAGAGATGGTACGGTCTTATTCCCATGCTTGCGTTAACCGGCATAGGAATAGGATACGTCGCAACAGAAAAATTCGGTCAGCTTGGTTTTGCATTCGGATTGCTCGTGGTTCCTGTTCTGCTCCGGGAGCTTTATCTTCAACGTAAATCGGAGGGTGTGGAAAAATGAGAGTTTTAATCCTTGCCGCAGGACTTGGTAAACGCATGAAATCCAAGTACCCAAAGGTGGTTCACAAAATCTTGGGAAAACCCATGATAAATTGGGTTATAGACCTTGCGAAATATTTTGGACAGGTTGGCGTTGTGCTCGGGCACAAGGCGGATATCGTTAAAGCGTACGTACCATCCGATGTGCAGATCTTCATCCAGGAGCCTCAGCTGGGAACCGGACACGCCGTGATGTGCGCAAGGGGGTTCATCGATCCAAAGGATGATGTATTGATACTCTACGGAGACGTTCCGTTGTTGAGCGTGGAGACCGTCGGCAGACTCGTCGAAATGCACAAGTCTTCCGGAAACGAAGTCACAGTTCTCACATTCGTTGCGGAAGATCCGACAGGTTACGGTCGCATCCTGAGGAAAGGAGAAAAGATACGGATTGTTGAGGATAAGGATGCAAGCGAGGAAATTAGGAAAATAAACGAGGTGAACAGTGGTATTTACGTGTTTTCTGGAAGTTTCCTGATAGAAAATCTTGATAAACTTAAAAATGATAACGCGCAGGGGGAATATTACCTCACGGATCTTGTTGGACTAGCTTCGAAGACCTCCACCGTAAAGCTCGATGATCCGACCGAAGTACTCGGTGTCAACGACCGCGCTCAACTTGCGTATCTGGAGTCTATCGCACGCCAGAAGATATTGAAAAATCTCATGCTCTCGGGAGTAACGATTGTTGACCCAACTTCGACGTTTATCGGTCCGGATGTGAAGATTGGAATCGATACGGTAATTCATCCCTTTACTATCATCGAAGGCAAGACAACAATAGGAGAAGATTGCGAAATAGGCCCGTTCACGCACATAGTTGACTGTACGATAGGAAACAATGTTAAGATTATCAGATCCGAGGCTGAAAAATCCATCATCCACGATAACGTATCTGTTGGCCCGTTCGCCAGGTTGAGGGAAGGAACGGTATTGCACGAAAATGTGAAGATTGGAAACTTCGTAGAAACCAAGAAATCCGTGATTGGTAAGAACTCCAAAGCCCAGCACCTGACTTATCTTGGTGATGCTACGGTTGGTGAGGATGTGAATGTGGGTGCTGGAACGATTACGTGTAATTACGATGGTTATAGAAAACATCCAACTTACATCGGTGATGGTGCGTTCATAGGTAGTAATTGTTCGCTTGTTGCCCCCGTTAAAATCGGCAAAGGTGCGATAACAGGTGCCGGGTCGGTTATAACCGAGGATGTACCCGATGATAGCCTTGCAATTGCGCGCGCAAGACAGGTAGTAAAGGAAGGGTGGGCAAAAAGGAAAAGGGAGGAAATGAAAAATGCAGATCACAAGGAATGAAATGAAGATCTTCACTGGTAATGCAAACAAGATCTTGGCAGAAAGGGTTGCAAGTTACATAGGAATGAGACTCGGTGAAATCACCGTTGGACGTTTCGCCGACGGTGAGATAAACGTGAGAATCGAGGAGACCGTCAGGGGTCACGACGTGTTCGTCATCCAGCCCACATGCCCTCCCGTCAACGAAAACCTGATGGAGTTGCTTATCATGATCGACGCGTTCAAACGTGCTTCCGCTAACAGCATAGCCGTGGTGATACCTTATTATGGCTACGCACGGCAGGATAGGAAGGCTAAAGGACGCGACCCGATAACGGCAAAACTTGTGGCCAACCTCCTCACGGTTGCCGGTGCAACGAGGATAATGACCGTGGATCTCCACGCCGAACAGGTTCAGGGATTTTTCGACATTCCCGTTGATAATCTGTGGAGCTTCCCAGTGTTCCTTGAAGTACTTAGAAGGGATGGCCTTCTGAACGAAGAAGCGGTCATCGTATCACCGGATGTCGGTGGAGTCAAAAGGGCCCGTCAAATCGCTGAGAGGGTAGGACTGCCACTGGCCATACTTGACAAAAGAAGACCGAAGGACAACGTTGCCGAGGTTTTGAACATAATCGGTGATGTGCGCGACAAGACGGCAATAATTGTCGATGACATCGTCGATACCGCACGGTCTCTTGTGGAAGGCGCGAACGCGATAAAGAACGCCGGTGCTAAGAGGGTTGTAGCGTGTATAACGCATCCGGTGTTATCTTCCGGTGCTGTAGAACGAATCCAGAATTCGGCTATTGAAAAGATCTACATTAGTGATACAATATATCATCAGGATCTACCTGAAAAGTTCCGCGTCGTTTCGGTTGCTCCCTTACTGGGCGAGGCTATTATCCGAGTGAGAAAGAACCTATCGGTAAGTATACTCTTTAAATAATAAAACAAAAATAGAGCCCAAAAAATAGATCGAAGGAGGTCTTGGACATGGAACACGTAGTAACCGCGCAGCTTAGAACTGTCGTCGGTAAAAAACGTGCCGTTCGAAGGCTCAGGAGCCAAGGTATTATCCCAGCGGTGGCGTACGGTCCCGGTGTTGAAAAGCCACTTAACATTGGACTGAAGAAGAACGAGTTCTTGAAGATTTTCAAGCACGTTTCCGAATCTACACCGTTGACTCTGGTTGTTACCGACGATTCCGGAAAGGAACTTTTCAAACACCTCGCGTTCATAAAGATGGTTCAGTACGACAAGGTTACCGACGAGGTAAAACACGTGGACTTTTACATTCCGGAAGCTCACCATAAGATGAGGATCAACGTTCCGATCCACGTCGTTGGTAAGGCTGCAGGTGTCGAAAAAGGTGGTATTCTCGAGGTTGTACACCACGAAGTCGTTGTTGAGGCTCTCCCTGATAAGGTACCCGAAGTGATCGAGATTGATGTGACAAACCTCGGACTTGGTGAAACGATAAGGGTTAAAGATGTAAAATTGCCGGAAGGTGTCAAGATCGACCTGGATCCCGAGGATGTTCTGGTTACAGTCATCGTTCCAAGGGGTCTTGAAGTCGAAGAAACGGCTCCAGCTGCAGAAACGACAGAGCCTGAGGTACTCAAGAAAGGTAAGAAAGAGGAGGAAGAAGAAGAAGAATAATCGCTTTGCTCCGCGTAACATTGTTAAGCGAGTCAATGTGCTTGAACCAATAAAATCGCAATCCCCCAGTTCTCTGGGGGATTGTTTTAACTTCAACCCAATGTGATAGTAGTGACAGGAGGCAAGAAAAGCATGATTGTCGTCGGACTTGGAAATCCAGGAGAGAAATACAAAAACACACGGCACAATGTCGGTTTTATGTTCCTGGATAGGCTTTCGAGTTCCTGGAGAAGCGGTCCAAACTACCAATATGCTTACAAAAAACTTGCCGGAACTGACCTGATGCTCGTAAAACCTATGACCTACATGAACCTCTGTGGTGAAGTCTTCAAATTCCTACCGCACGATGATATAATAGTGGTGTACGATGATCTGGACCTACCCCTCGGAAGATTGAGGATTAGAAAAGATGGAAGCGCCGGAGGTCACAACGGTATAAAGTCAATAATCTCGGTTATTGGGCAGAACTTTCCAAGAATCAGGGTGGGGATTGGACCAAAGCCAAAAGATGTGGATGCTGCAGATTACGTGCTTTCGGATTTTACACCGGAGGAATTCAAAGTGTTAGACAGAGTTCTTCAAGTCGCAGTGGATGCACTCGAATGTATACTCACCCAGGGAATCGATAAAGCAATGAGTTTGTACAACTCCGTCGATCTTACAAACGAGGTGGAAAGATGAAGTGTATCAGATGCGGAAAACCAGCAAAAATCAAGCGAAAGATCTTCATGGACGGCTACGCAAAAGAAATCGGATACTGCGCCGAGTGCGTTCGTGACGTGCTGAAGTACGAGTCGGCAAAGTACACACGTGCTGGCTTACACGTACTCACGACTCACATGGAACTGGTGCAGGAATCGAGGTTCAACGAGCGAAAGTTCGTCCAATCGATCGACGACGTGTACTCCGAGCAACCGTTGCTCGTCCAGCTCACACTCTTTAACGAAGGAAAAAAGGTGCCCGAGAAAGTTCAAGAAAATACGATGGAAGAGATTCGCGAAAGAAAGATATTCTTACTGAACCATCGTTTGCAAAACGCGATCAAACTGGAAAAATATAGAACAGCATCAAAACTGAAAGCTGAGCTTGAAAAACTCAAAAAATCGAGTAAGAAAAACTAAACACGCATCAAAAGATATAAAGTAGTGCGGAGACTATCATCATTCCAATCAACGTAGTTTTTATTATCCTCACGCTCAGCACCGAATTTAACTTTGCCCCCAGCGCTCCTCCTACGAACGAACCTACCCCAAGGACCATGCCCGGCACCATCTCGACTTTCTTTCCAACTGTGAAAAGTAACAGGGCTACAACGGTGAACGCGAGTGTCAAGAATATCTTCATCGCGTTCGCCATCTTCAGTTCCATACCCTCGAGTTTTGTCAACGCCGCCACTAAAAAGAAGCCAACTCCCGCTTGGATATAACCCCCGTAGATGCCGATGAGAAAGAATACGATGTATCTGAGTAGCAAGGTCACGTTTCGATCTTGCGTTCGTTGCTTCGGTTTCTCGGGTAACGTCATGTACACCGCCATAAAAAGAAAAATCACTCCGAGGCTCGTCTGAAGCCATCTTTCCGGTATCTTTATCGCTATGCTCGTACCGAGGATCGCACCAACGACGGTGGGAATCAACAACTTAGCCGCCAGCTGGAAATCGAGCATACGATTCTTCGCGAAACTGGCTGTTGCACTAACATTTTGAAGGAGAATCGCTATCCTGTTCGTTCCGTTCGCAACGCTGGGAGATAGTCCGAAAAGACTCAGAATTGGAAGTGTGACGAACGATCCACCACCGGCAAGCACATTAACAACACCTGAGAACAGTCCCCCCAAGAAGAGTAGCACGTATTTTCCAATAAGATCGAATTCCATCGTTCCTTCACCCTTTCGCTTTTCAAAACTTCTCCAAGAACACCTTGAGCAATTTAATCAAGTTCACGAGATCATCGACATGAATCATTTCCACCTGAGAGTGGAGATAGACAACGGGCACACTCAGAGCAACCATAGGCACTCCAACATCGACAAACACACTTGCATCGTTGCCGCCACCCGTTATCCCAACTTGTAAGGGAATACCGTTCTCCTCAGCCAGTTTAGTGATGAACTTCACTATTTTCGGATCAGAAACCGATGTGTTATCCACCGCCCTGATAACGGGACCGTATCCCGGTTTGATGTGCTTGTTCTGTTTGCTACAACAAGCAAACGAGTCAATTGCAACAGCTAACGCTGGCCTCAGCTTTGATGCCAAGGCCTTTGCTCCTTTCAGTCCTATCTCTTCCTGTACTGTCCATGCGAATACGGTGTCCCTTCTCGGAACTACGCTGTTTGCCACCTGTACAAGCGTGTAGCAGCCGAACCTATCGTCCAAAGCGCGAACCGAAACGTACTTCTTGTTCAACACGGTGGGGAACTTCTTAAAGACGATAGGGTCAAGGATCTTGATGCCAAGAACTTCAACCTCAGCCTTCGAGCACGCACCTACATCAACTACCTTTTCAAACATCTCACCATCAGCCTTGAGATGAGGCGGAACTGCCCCGAATAAGCCATCAACCAAATCGCCGTTTTCGAGCACCACTTGGACGTAACTCCCTGGAAGCGTCTCTTCGATAATCCCTCCAACATTTTTCACTACGAGTTTGCCATCCTCTCGAATGTTACTAACGTAAAATCCAATCTCATCCATGTGGGCCATCACGAGAACTTCACCATCGGCAGTCTTAGATTCCCGACCTGGCAATCTAAGTATCAAGTTTCCCACAGCATCAACCACAGCTTGTTCGCGAGAAAAGAGCATGCTCTCAATGCGCTCCCTAACCTTTTCCTCGCGACCGGAAACACCGGGAACTAAACAGAGTGATATCAATTCCTCAATAACCATCACACTCACCACCCCCCTCCTAAGAACTCAAAAGCGTCTGCTCGTATTATACCACAACCTGTTTCGTTTGGCGAACTGTTTCCTTCCCCAACTTTTTTGTGTATTGACACAAAATTTTTGTCATGGTACAATAAATTTGTGGACCAGCAAGAGGAGGCGAGGTGAATGGGCATGAGCGAAAATCTTTACGAGCACGAGGCCAGGAATCTTTTCCTCGTACTAAGTGGTCGGTTTGAATCAATCGTTGGAGCGACAGCTTTGATGACAGCTCTTCCACTTTACGTTCTCGACTTAACGAAATCGGGAACGATAATGGGACTGGTAACGATGCTCGAGCTTGTTCCACGGTTGTTCATCCTTCCGTTCGGTGGGGTGATAGGTGACCGGGTGAACAGGAAATGGTGGATGGTTGCAATGGATGAGTTGCACGGAATATTGATTCTTTCAGTCTGGCTGCTGTCACTGAAGTTCAAGATTAATCTGCCGATTCTTATATCCTTCATCGTGGCATCGTCGGTAATCGACGGTCTGTTCAGCGGTCCAACGGCAGCAATGTTCGGTGATGTTGTCAAAAGAGAACACATGAAACTTGCAACCTCGTTGAACGCAGTGAGTAGGAATTTCGCGAACATAATAGGTCCCATCTTGGGTGGCTTTTTGTACGGTAAGTACGGTTTTTCGAACGTCTTACTCATTACCGGACTTCTTTATGTTTTTTCGGGGATAACCGAAATGTTCATACTTTACCGCTTTGAACCAAAGTATCGAAAACTCAACTTTTTCGCCGAGATAGGTGAGGGGATCAAATTCGTTTGGTCGCACAGAGGGTTGAAGTTCCTATTCCTTTTTGCAGTTGTTTTAAATTTCCTGGCAAGCCCCCTATTCATGGTGGTCTTCCCCTACCTCGCAAGGGTAACTTTCAAGTTCTCCGCACCGCAGTACGGTAGCTTGCAAGTATTTGCAACGGTTGGTGCGATGCTCGGGAATTTCGCCATCATCTTCCTGCTGAGAAGAGCCAGTTCGAAAACCCTTATTGTCTCTGGTCTGATATTCCAAAGCCTTTTCGCGATAGCCTTTTCAATAGTGATACTGCCGTTCTTCGGTATCGGTGCTGGAACTGTATTCTGGATATTCGCACTCGCGTTCCTTGTAATCAGCTTTTTCAACGTACTTGTGAACATACCAATAAATGCAAATCTTCAGATCATGATACCATCCCAACTTCGCTCCCGTGTCTTCTCGGTCCTGGAATTTTTAGCCACTTGCATGATGCCCGTTTCGTCGATGCTTTATGGTTACATACTCGACAAGGTGAATCCACTCTGGTTTTTCTTATCTATCAATCTGTTAACTGCTTTCGTAGTCATGGTGTTTATAATCAAAGCACCTCAGGAAGCTTACGAACCAGGTACCACGTATCAGATAGAGGTGTGATATAATAAATCGTAGAACTTTAAAACTTTAAAGTACCATAAAGTTGGTGGTTGGATGCTTGATAGTTATCCAGACTTACTTCGTGGCTTAATTTTAAGCGTTTTGGCTGGGATGTCCACGATGCTGGGAATCATCCCGGTTTTGCTTGTGCATAAAAAACTCGGTGAAAAGGTTATCGATGCTCTACTTGGTATGGCAGCCGGTATCATGTTGGCTGCCAGTGCGTTCAGTTTAACGATGCCAGCGCTCGAGATAGGTGGGCCTTTGAAATTCATCGCCGGATTTCTACTCGGTGCCGTCGTGGTGGACCTGTTTGACAAATTCTCACCACATGAACACTTCTTGAAAGGCCACGAAGGCTTGCAACTGAGAAGACTGAGCAAGATGTGGTTATTCGTTATCGCAATCACAATCCACAACTTTCCGGAAGGTATGGCCGTGGGGATAAGTGCGTTCACAAAGGAGGCTTACAATATAGCGCTGGCTATCGGTATGCAAAACGTTCCGGAGGGAGCAGCAACCTTCATCGCACTTGTGGATGCTGGATACTCGTACAAATTGGCTGGGCTAATAACCCTATTGACCGGGGCGGTTGAGGTACTGGGTGGATTTTTCGGCGCTTCGATGATTTACATAAGTAAGGCACTCCTACCGTACATGCTCGCACTCGCAGCCGGTGCGATGGTCTTCGTCGTGAGCGATGAGGTTATTCCCGAAACTCATTTACGTGGAAATGAGCGGTTATCAACCTACTCGCTCCTATTCGGCTTCTTAGTCATGTCCATCCTTGACGTAATCCTTGGTTGAGTCCTCAGAATAACTGACATCAGCAAGACGGGACTGTCCGCAATCCGCTTCATCTATAAAAGCGTAAAGCACCCTGTTCTTTCCAGATTTTTTCGCCAGGTACAACAGGTCATCGGCCGCTTTTAAGACCTCCGTTGGAGAGGAGTACGTTGAACTGCTCACAACTCCACCTGATATCGTACACCCAACCTCGCCAAATCGCGTATTCCTAACTGTTTCGAGAATTCGTTTCATTGTCTCCATGACGATATCCTTGTTCGTTCTGGTGAAGACTATCGTGAACTCCTCACCACCGTACCTACCGGCAACCGCACCCTGCGGTAGATTTTCCCTGATGATCTTGCCAACACCTTTTAGAATCTCGTCACCAACCAAATGACCGTAGGTGTCGTTTATCTTTTTAAAATTATCGATGTCCATCATAGCCACGTAGTAGCTCGTTTCCTGAACTTTTGACGTACTGTGAACTTCGTCGAGGAAACGCAATATTTCTTTCTTGTTTAGGAGTCCGGTGAGATTATCGACACTTGAAGCAACCTTCAGTTCTCTTATCATATTCATCGTGTTGAACAGTAAAGATAGACTCTCGCTGGAATCGTTCAGGACCGAGTAAAGTCCCCTGACATCAGTGGCCCCGTAAAATGCAATCGCACCGATTTCGTTCCCTTCGTAACTTACAACAAAAACGTCAGGTTCGTCATCGATTATTTCCGCACCGTAAGTACCATGGTACGTCCAAGTTGAAGGTTCAAGCGGCTTTTCAAACTTTGCCAAAATCTTCTGTTTCAAAATTTGCTTCTGAAACGGAAAACCGAAGTTGTATATCCTACCCTCGACAGTTGAAATCAGCAAGAACACGACCGCCTTCAAACGTGAGAACAAGGATATGAACTCTTTCAACTGACCCACGACGTAACTCTCGTCTCTTGCATACTGAACGAGTGAAAGTATCCTTTTGTTCAGCACTTCAATCCTCATCTTCTGTTCAAGGACATCGTAAACACTCCTGATGTAGCCACTCTTCTCCGGATAGACCTTGTAAGTCCGGGAGAGAAAATCTTCCAGCTCCCGCTCGAGCTGATCCTTGGGTAGGAGTTTGGAAATAAATTTTGTTGCACCGCTGTTGAAGGCCCAAAATTCGTTAATTACATCATCCGATCCCGTTAGAACAGCTATACCGACCTCCGCAAACGCGGGTAGCGAACGCAAATACAGACAGAGTTGTAATCCGGAGAGTCCTGGCATATTGTAGTCCGTTACAATGGCTTCGGGAAAGACCTTCAACGCTTGCTCGATACCGTTCAACGCATCTTCAGCAACATAAACCTTGCATCCGAACTTTGTAAGAATACTCTCAAGAACCATTCTCCAAAACTTACTGTCGTCAACAATGAGTACTTTCAATTTCTCATCCTTCCATCCCTCTTCCAGCAAGATGCCATGTCTATAGTTAAATTATACCAGATGTGGGTTTGATTTCATACAACGTTCTTCTCACGTTCGATCACCCTCCCACTAAACCGTTCGACGTCTAAATAAGAGATATCCGTGTGCAGCGTCTTTCCGAACAGGATCAACTCCGCCAACGCCTCGGCCACAGCCGGTGCAACCATAAAGCCATGACCGGAGTATCCAACGGCGTAGTAATAGCCTTTTACTTTTTTACTCTGCCCAATTATCGGTTGGGCATCCGGTGACATGTTGTACATACCGCTCCAATGTCTTATAACTCTTAAATTCTTCAAGAACGGAAATACCTTCACCATCTTCTCAACAAGCTCTTTTTCGAACTTGAAAGTGACGTTATAGTTTATGCCGGGTTTTTCATCCTTATCCCCCTGTCCCATGATGAACTGTCCGTGCATCGTCTGTCGCATGTAAAAGTTCCCCGAAAAGCTGATCGCCATCATGGGGAAGAAATTCTCCAAGGGCTCGGTTACCAATATCTGGTGTCGATAGCTCTCGGTCGGAAGGTCCACCCCCGCCATCATCCCCACCTCGCGAGACCACGGACCAGTCGCGTTCACAACAACATTGCACTTAACGTATCCCCTGGAAGTTTCCACTCCGACAACCGAACCGTTCTGAACATCAACACCTAACACCTCGGTGTGCGTGTAGATATCAACTCCCATTCTCTGCGCCGCGAGCGCATAACCGATAACCGCTTTATGCGGGTTTGCATGGCCATCGGTTTGGCAAAAAGTGGCCAGCACAAGTCCTTCTGTATTCACGTACGGAAAGCGTTCCTTTACTTGCCTTGGGGAGAGTATCTCAACCTCAAGTCCTTCTTCACGTTGCATCTTAACGTTCTGTTCGAACTGTTGCGCTTCGAATTCGTCGTAAGAGAGGATTAGGTAACCCCCTTGGTAGTACTCTATGTCCATTCCAACATCTTCTTTATACCTTTCAAACAGCTTGACACTTCTCATTGCCAACCTCACGTTA comes from the Fervidobacterium thailandense genome and includes:
- the ppdK gene encoding pyruvate, phosphate dikinase, which codes for MGKKWIYFFANGQAEGNAQMKDILGGKGANLAEMMNAGVPVPPGFTISAEVCRYYYDNGKKYPEDLAEQVHAAMKRLEEVTGKGFGDPKNPLLVSVRSGAAISMPGMMDTILNLGLNDETVRGLAELTNNERFAYDSYRRFLQMFGDTALGIPHAEFENALSEMKEKKGVKLDTELDAEDLKKLVEIYKGIYTKYGKEFPQDVYKQLWEAIEAVIRSWMSERAIKYREIHGIKETDMLGTAVNIVAMVFGNMGDDSGTGVCFTRDPNTGEKVYYGEFLPNAQGEDVVAGIRTPYPLEKMKEMIPQAYEELVQIMDRLERYFKDMQDIEFTVEKGKLYILQTRSAKRTSQAAIKIAVDMVHEGLIDKKTAVMRVQPSDIERVLHPKFDENERKNAKLIAKGLPASPGAATGQIYFDAHKAEEMAKAGQKVLLVRPETSPEDVGGMNAAEGILTARGGMTSHAAVVARGLGKPAVVGAESIFISEEEGYLKVGDVIVREGEWLSIDGTTGEVFLGKITTVKPRGLEGPVAELLSWADEFRKLGVRANADVPRDAKVAREFGAEGIGLCRTEHMFFEKDRIPKVRRMIVARTKEEREAALAELLPLQKEDFKGLFREMKGYPVTIRLIDPPLHEFLPTEEEQMKEVAEQLGITIDELKKVVQQLHELNPMLGHRGVRLIITYPEIAIMQTKAIILAAIELKKEEGIDVIPEIMIPLVGHINELKYIKKVVTETADALIKEHGVDLKYLVGTMIEVPRAAVTADQIAQEADFFSFGTNDLTQMTFGFSRDDVGKFLPEYLEKGILEHDPFKHIDEEGVGQLVKMATEKGKEVKPTLKCGVCGEHGGDPKSIMFFATTKLDYVSASPYRIPVARLAAAQASIKYRS
- the glmU gene encoding bifunctional UDP-N-acetylglucosamine diphosphorylase/glucosamine-1-phosphate N-acetyltransferase GlmU — encoded protein: MRVLILAAGLGKRMKSKYPKVVHKILGKPMINWVIDLAKYFGQVGVVLGHKADIVKAYVPSDVQIFIQEPQLGTGHAVMCARGFIDPKDDVLILYGDVPLLSVETVGRLVEMHKSSGNEVTVLTFVAEDPTGYGRILRKGEKIRIVEDKDASEEIRKINEVNSGIYVFSGSFLIENLDKLKNDNAQGEYYLTDLVGLASKTSTVKLDDPTEVLGVNDRAQLAYLESIARQKILKNLMLSGVTIVDPTSTFIGPDVKIGIDTVIHPFTIIEGKTTIGEDCEIGPFTHIVDCTIGNNVKIIRSEAEKSIIHDNVSVGPFARLREGTVLHENVKIGNFVETKKSVIGKNSKAQHLTYLGDATVGEDVNVGAGTITCNYDGYRKHPTYIGDGAFIGSNCSLVAPVKIGKGAITGAGSVITEDVPDDSLAIARARQVVKEGWAKRKREEMKNADHKE
- a CDS encoding ribose-phosphate pyrophosphokinase; protein product: MQITRNEMKIFTGNANKILAERVASYIGMRLGEITVGRFADGEINVRIEETVRGHDVFVIQPTCPPVNENLMELLIMIDAFKRASANSIAVVIPYYGYARQDRKAKGRDPITAKLVANLLTVAGATRIMTVDLHAEQVQGFFDIPVDNLWSFPVFLEVLRRDGLLNEEAVIVSPDVGGVKRARQIAERVGLPLAILDKRRPKDNVAEVLNIIGDVRDKTAIIVDDIVDTARSLVEGANAIKNAGAKRVVACITHPVLSSGAVERIQNSAIEKIYISDTIYHQDLPEKFRVVSVAPLLGEAIIRVRKNLSVSILFK
- a CDS encoding 50S ribosomal protein L25; its protein translation is MEHVVTAQLRTVVGKKRAVRRLRSQGIIPAVAYGPGVEKPLNIGLKKNEFLKIFKHVSESTPLTLVVTDDSGKELFKHLAFIKMVQYDKVTDEVKHVDFYIPEAHHKMRINVPIHVVGKAAGVEKGGILEVVHHEVVVEALPDKVPEVIEIDVTNLGLGETIRVKDVKLPEGVKIDLDPEDVLVTVIVPRGLEVEETAPAAETTEPEVLKKGKKEEEEEEE
- the pth gene encoding aminoacyl-tRNA hydrolase, translated to MIVVGLGNPGEKYKNTRHNVGFMFLDRLSSSWRSGPNYQYAYKKLAGTDLMLVKPMTYMNLCGEVFKFLPHDDIIVVYDDLDLPLGRLRIRKDGSAGGHNGIKSIISVIGQNFPRIRVGIGPKPKDVDAADYVLSDFTPEEFKVLDRVLQVAVDALECILTQGIDKAMSLYNSVDLTNEVER